One Candidatus Eisenbacteria bacterium genomic region harbors:
- a CDS encoding Ig-like domain-containing protein — translation MSPAPSQDFQPRTLPAARHCFRMAGTLALFLLLVLAVAGAPTVLAGANPSVNWTIVYSPFNANDADAQILASKFDFMEVEPGNEDWPQYIRRYNPNFKFVRYDNFTNNNRGGQRDKWTALQNACAALGQDFERMWLHFSTDTKVALNNDTPLDDRLGGAVGEGVVMFSGGYLTDQSYWAYGSDPGTNVAFLQGASDIVYMGYFDRFAMVDVSLKQAASADFAAVWEYLRSDSVWAALSVNDSTFGMRQSGHVRFTPPTNWGFLSVDGTREYWLRLRNTRTPATAPRWGYLRKEKFYPPKNADNTFTVPGWAAANDANGDGWVSDAEFAARPVPGASARFKSQARIPTFYWVSERYAANVGDALYRQLCADWVHWKVTTPVAGGQYLDGIYEDNCIPSDGSITVMGGVGNLADSIFVGSYGFTSGGSVLEYPGAGPGRRFHQDHLVCDSTVYARLKSAGKWLQGNSSQFYGDSHLQQFDPQAVRGIVRGDSGGYFAYSVHHMVQRETWAIPKTTISSGGLESPTVCASAQFRYAREQTSNGRMGEFLVRQSYANADYGPATITKERDRMFGLAYFCMIANPNAYCGWMSVEGITPAESTQWWPAVGYNFGTPQNDSVYTFQTGTDSNGEPYTVYARYFTNALVLVKPKPYWNSKFSDNESPITTANLPVALRRLNYDGTLGSSVTQVALRNIEGAVLVGSVSLPGGGSPPPPPVDTTPPGAVTDKSALFRVMSVSPGSLSVATRRTLIKVDVSENVDPTSVGTNTVQATGSTSGAHAGRLSAVGRYLTFTPDVPFTAGETVTARVLGTLRSASGRTLDGDGNGTPGGDKVWTFSVSDY, via the coding sequence ATGTCTCCCGCACCCAGCCAGGACTTCCAGCCCCGCACTCTGCCCGCAGCGCGCCACTGTTTCCGCATGGCGGGAACGCTTGCGCTGTTCCTGCTCCTGGTGCTGGCCGTCGCCGGCGCGCCCACCGTGCTGGCGGGCGCCAACCCCAGCGTGAACTGGACCATCGTCTACTCGCCGTTCAACGCCAACGACGCCGACGCGCAGATCCTCGCCTCCAAGTTCGACTTCATGGAGGTGGAGCCGGGCAACGAGGACTGGCCCCAGTACATCCGCAGGTACAACCCGAACTTCAAGTTCGTCCGCTACGACAACTTCACCAACAACAACCGGGGCGGCCAGCGCGACAAGTGGACCGCCCTGCAGAACGCCTGCGCCGCGCTGGGGCAGGACTTCGAGCGAATGTGGCTGCACTTCTCCACCGACACCAAGGTGGCGCTCAACAACGACACCCCGCTCGACGACCGCCTGGGCGGCGCGGTGGGCGAGGGCGTGGTGATGTTCTCGGGCGGCTACCTCACGGACCAGAGCTACTGGGCGTACGGCAGCGATCCGGGCACCAACGTCGCGTTCCTCCAGGGCGCCAGCGACATCGTGTACATGGGCTACTTCGACCGCTTCGCAATGGTGGATGTCTCACTCAAGCAGGCCGCCAGCGCCGATTTCGCCGCCGTGTGGGAGTACCTGCGCAGCGACTCCGTGTGGGCGGCACTCTCGGTCAATGACAGCACCTTCGGCATGCGCCAGAGCGGCCACGTGCGCTTCACCCCGCCCACCAACTGGGGCTTCCTCTCGGTGGACGGCACGCGCGAGTACTGGCTCCGGCTGCGGAACACGCGCACGCCGGCCACCGCGCCGCGTTGGGGCTACCTGCGCAAGGAGAAGTTCTACCCGCCGAAGAACGCCGACAACACCTTCACCGTGCCGGGCTGGGCGGCCGCCAACGACGCCAACGGCGACGGCTGGGTGAGCGACGCGGAGTTCGCGGCGCGGCCGGTGCCCGGGGCCTCGGCGCGCTTCAAGTCCCAGGCGCGCATCCCCACGTTCTACTGGGTCTCGGAGCGCTACGCGGCCAACGTGGGCGACGCCCTGTACCGCCAGCTGTGCGCCGACTGGGTCCACTGGAAGGTGACCACGCCGGTGGCGGGCGGGCAGTATCTCGACGGCATCTACGAGGACAACTGCATCCCCTCGGACGGTTCCATCACGGTGATGGGCGGCGTGGGCAACCTGGCCGACTCCATCTTCGTGGGCAGCTACGGCTTCACCAGCGGCGGGAGCGTGCTGGAGTACCCCGGTGCGGGCCCCGGGCGGCGCTTCCACCAGGACCACCTGGTGTGCGATTCCACCGTGTACGCGCGCCTGAAGTCGGCCGGGAAGTGGCTGCAGGGCAACAGTTCGCAGTTCTACGGGGACAGCCACCTGCAGCAGTTCGACCCGCAGGCGGTGCGCGGGATCGTGCGCGGCGACAGCGGCGGCTACTTCGCCTACTCGGTGCACCACATGGTGCAGCGCGAGACGTGGGCCATCCCCAAGACCACCATCAGCAGCGGGGGGCTGGAGTCGCCCACCGTGTGCGCGTCCGCGCAGTTCCGCTATGCGCGCGAGCAGACGTCCAACGGGCGCATGGGCGAGTTCCTGGTCCGCCAGTCCTACGCCAACGCCGACTACGGGCCCGCCACGATCACCAAGGAGCGGGACCGGATGTTCGGGCTGGCGTACTTCTGCATGATCGCCAACCCCAACGCCTACTGCGGATGGATGTCGGTGGAGGGCATCACCCCGGCGGAGTCCACGCAGTGGTGGCCGGCGGTGGGTTACAACTTCGGCACGCCGCAGAACGACAGCGTCTACACCTTCCAGACCGGCACGGACTCGAACGGCGAGCCGTACACCGTGTATGCGCGCTACTTCACCAACGCGCTGGTGCTGGTGAAGCCCAAGCCCTACTGGAACTCGAAGTTCAGCGACAACGAATCGCCGATCACCACGGCGAACCTGCCGGTGGCGCTGCGGCGGCTCAATTACGACGGCACGCTGGGGTCCAGCGTCACGCAGGTGGCGCTGCGCAACATCGAGGGCGCGGTCCTGGTCGGGAGCGTCTCGCTGCCCGGCGGGGGAAGTCCTCCGCCGCCGCCCGTGGACACCACTCCGCCCGGCGCGGTGACCGACAAGTCGGCGCTGTTCCGCGTGATGTCGGTGAGTCCCGGGAGCCTGTCGGTGGCCACGCGGCGGACCTTGATCAAGGTGGACGTGAGCGAGAACGTGGACCCGACCTCGGTAGGCACGAACACGGTGCAGGCGACGGGCTCGACTTCCGGCGCGCATGCGGGCCGGCTGAGCGCGGTGGGGCGCTACCTCACATTCACCCCGGACGTGCCGTTCACCGCCGGCGAAACGGTGACCGCGCGGGTACTGGGCACGCTGCGCAGCGCCTCCGGCCGCACCCTGGACGGCGACGGCAACGGGACCCCCGGCGGCGACAAGGTCTGGACCTTCAGCGTCAGCGACTACTGA